From a region of the Impatiens glandulifera chromosome 4, dImpGla2.1, whole genome shotgun sequence genome:
- the LOC124934050 gene encoding probable DNA helicase MCM8, with the protein MYEVQDIRKHRPVESFDTGDILVIYFQDSDIYSDEFKSRFKLTTDLVLFFSNDPGNNLLSQTKDDDGIYVLPVDFQQFRKICYLKEFYTLLEEKPKEALACLSAAVHRVLIIELGEDLFEDNAKVNIRLHNYPESIITLKNLKAAYIDRLISVRGNVVKVSTVKPLVVKMSFSCSKCGANISRFFPDGKFSPPPSCVIQGCKSRTFTPIRATAQTIDFQKIRLQEMLKSENHEEGRVPRTVECELTDDLVDACIPGDVVTVTGIIRVINNYMDIGGGKSKGKNQALYYLYLEVVSIKNSKSQSQPEDLEDNPSNARASQLLDLFTFSPRDLEFIAKFSDEFGPDVFRQIVQSICPSIYGHELVKAGITLALFGGVRKHYTDKNKVPVRGDIHVIIVGDPGLGKSQLLQAAASISPRGIYVCGNATTNAGLTVAVVKDALTSDYAFEAGAMVLADSGLCCIDEFDKMSAEHQALLEAMEQQCVSVAKAGLVASLSARTSVLAAANPVGGHYNRTKTVNENLKMSAALLSRFDLVFILLDKPDELLDKRVSEHIMSLHAGSGEYSPAAKKLKGNQNASDIVLSIKSGSLVSRLRLDPRKDHNFVPLPGPLIRKYIAYARTYVFPRMSKPAAEILQRFYLQLRDHSTSADSTPITARQLESLVRLAQARARLELREEITAQDAQEVVEIMKESLYDKYVDEHGFVDFGRSGGMSQQKEAKRFLSALNKQSELQQKDCFSISEIYSLADRIGLRVSDIDTFVDNLNSVGYLLKKGLRTYQVLSSSYSRT; encoded by the exons ATGTACGAAGTTCAAGACATAAGGAAGCACCGGCCGGTTGAATCATTCGACACCGGCGACATTTTGGTCATATACTTCCAGGATTCTGACATTTACTCCGATGAATTCAAATCGAGGTTCAAGCTCACCACAGACCTCGTTCTCTTCTTCTCTAATGATCCAGGAAACAATTTACTATCTCAG ACTAAGGATGATGATGGAATATATGTTCTGCCAGTTGACTTCCAACAGTTTCGAAAGATCtgttatttaaaagaattttacACTCTGCTAGAGGAAAAACCCAAGGAAGCTTTAGCATGCCTCAGTGCAGCAGTTCACAGG GTTCTTATTATTGAGTTAGGAGAAGACTTATTTGaggacaatgcaaaagtaaatATCCGCCTGCACAACTATCCTGAATCTATTATTACTCTGAAGAACCTAAAAGCAGCATACATTG ATAGGCTCATATCTGTGCGTGGCAATGTTGTAAAAGTGAGCACTGTGAAGCCTCTAGTGGTAAAGATGAGTTTTTCTTGCAGCAAATGTGGAGCCAATATTTCACGATTTTTTCCAGATGGGAAATTCTCCCCACCACCATCATGTGTCATTCAAGGTTGCAAGAGCAGGACTTTCACTCCCATTAGAGCTACTGCTCAGACCATAGACTTCCAGAAAATAAG ACTACAAGAGATGCTGAAATCTGAAAATCACGAAGAAGGACGAGTGCCACGAACTGTAGAATGTGAATTGACTGATGATCTAGTAGATGCATGCATCCCTGGAGATGTTGTGACTGTAACTGGTATTATAAGAGTGATCAATAATTACATGGACATAGGAGGAG GAAAATCGAAAGGCAAAAATCAAGCATTATACTACTTGTATCTGGAAGTTGTTTCGATTAAAAATTCTAAGTCACAATCGCAACCTGAGGATTTAGAAGATAATCCCTCTAATGCTAGAGCGTCGCAATTGCTTGATTTGTTCACATTTTCACCAAGAGACTTGGAATTCATTGCAAAGTTCTCAGATGAGTTTGGTCCAGATGTATTTCGTCAAATAGTTCAATCAATTTGCCCCTCTATCTATGGACACGAGCTTGTTAAAG CGGGAATTACTTTAGCTTTATTTGGAGGTGTAAGAAAACATTATACAGATAAGAACAAGGTCCCTGTCAGAGGAGACATCCATGTCATAATTGTTG GTGATCCTGGACTTGGAAAGAGTCAATTATTACAAGCAGCAGCGTCTATTTCTCCACGTGGTATTTATGTGTGTGGTAATGCTACAACAAATGCTGGTCTTACTGTGGCTGTTGTGAAGGATGCTTTGACAAGTGATTATGCTTTTGAGGCCG GTGCCATGGTACTTGCTGACAGTGGACTCTGTTGCATTGATGAGTTTGACAAAATGTCAGCAGAACATCAG GCCCTTTTGGAAGCAATGGAGCAACAATGTGTTTCTGTTGCCAAAGCTGGACTTGTAGCAAGCTTATCAGCACGAACTTCTGTCTTGGCAGCGGCAAATCCTGTTGGGGGCCACTACAA TCGCACAAAAACTGTCAacgaaaatttgaaaatgagtGCTGCTTTATTATCGCGATTCGATTTGGTTTTCATATTGCTTGATAAGCCTGATGAGTTGCTGGACAAGAGGGTCTCGGAGCACATCATGTCA CTTCATGCTGGAAGTGGAGAGTACTCACCTGCTGCTAAGAAGTTGAAGG GAAACCAGAACGCTAGTGATATAGTTCTGAGCATAAAAAGTGGTTCTCTAGTATCAAGGCTGAGACTTGACCCTCGGAAGGATCACAACTTTGTTCCTTTACCTGGCCCTCTTATTCGGAAGTATATTGCTTATGCTAGAACTTATGTCTTCCCTAG AATGTCAAAACCAGCTGCAGAAATCCTACAGAGGTTCTACTTACAATTGAGAGACCACAGTACATCTGCTGATAGCACGCCTATAACTGCAAGACAGTTGGAAAGTTTGGTAAGACTTGCACAAGCTCGAGCCCGATTAGAATTAAGAGAGGAAATTACAGCTCAGGATGCACAA GAAGTTGTTGAAATAATGAAAGAATCATTGTATGATAAATATGTTGATGAACACGGGTTTGTTGATTTTGGTCGGAGTGGAGGGATGAGCCAACAGAAGGAAGCAAAACGATTCCTTAGTGCCTTGAATAAACAGTCCGAGTTACAACAAAAAGATTGCTTCTCAATATCA GAGATATATAGTCTGGCAGATAGGATTGGTTTAAGAGTGTCGGATATTGACACGTTTGTTGATAACTTAAACAGCGTTGGTTATCTTCTGAAGAAAGGGCTAAGGACATATCAG GTGTTATCATCGTCTTATTCGCGAACTTAA
- the LOC124934485 gene encoding aspartic proteinase 36-like: protein MERAFPSPNNEELEVVKARDNNRHIGDIVSFPLEGGFDIRVVGLYFVKIKLGSPPQEFRVDIDTGSTNLWVRCNDPSSSSSSPQQEVELNSFDPTGSSSSSKLSCSDRLCHGIGRDCANKSSNLCGFNTHYGDGSLATGYYLTDLLHFQTASSAQIVFGCSTHLEGSIANTRLIDGILGLGHRYPSVISQFSSQQLIPGMFSHCMRGNGGGILVFGEMEDSRTVYTPLLPHKGHYNIELESIAINGQLLAINPDAYKASDRREIIVDSGTTLAYLVSDIYDAFISAVTGAVSQIATPLPLQGNQCYRLPESGINGFPSIAFNFNGGASMILTPNDYLLNYGLTDGLLLMCMGIQRSFDDLSILGDIALRDKIVVYDIVHQRLGWAIHDCSSLPVNITKPLEGDYISSVAPSITITRSYYWILAMLYMINL from the exons ATGGAAAGAGCATTCCCGTCCCCAAATAACGAGGAGTTGGAAGTAGTGAAAGCTCGAGACAACAATAGACATATTGGTGACATTGTGAGCTTTCCTCTCGAGGGAGGTTTTGATATAAGAGTAGTCGG attatatTTTGTCAAGATAAAACTCGGATCTCCGCCGCAAGAGTTTAGAGTAGATATTGATACCGGCAGCACCAATTTATGGGTGAGATGCAACGAtccgtcgtcgtcgtcgtcgtcgccTCAACAAGAA GTTGAACTTAACTCATTTGATCCCACCGGCTCCTCCTCTTCTTCGAAGCTTTCATGCTCGGACAGATTATGCCATGGGATTGGTAGAGATTGTGCGAACAAGAGTAGTAATCTGTGTGGATTTAACACTCATTATGGAGATGGAAGTTTGGCTACAGGCTACTACTTGACCGATCTTCTCCATTTTCAAACAGCTTCCTCAGCTCAAATTGTATTCgg GTGTAGCACGCATCTTGAGGGATCAATTGCCAATACTCGACTTATTGATGGGATTTTGGGGTTGGGTCATCGTTACCCTTCTGTTATATCACAATTCTCGTCCCAACAACTCATCCCTGGAATGTTCTCCCATTGTATGAGAGGAAATGGGGGTGGCATCCTCGTGTTTGGTGAGATGGAGGATTCGAGAACGGTCTATACTCCGCTCCTACCACATAA GGGTCACTACAATATAGAACTTGAAAGCATTGCTATTAATGGGCAGTTGTTAGCCATCAACCCCGATGCTTACAAAGCATCTGATCGTCGAGAAATCATCGTGGATTCTGGGACGACACTGGCATACCTGGTGTCTGACATATACGACGCATTTATAAGTGCT gtAACTGGTGCAGTTTCACAAATTGCTACACCCCTCCCCTTACAAGGCAACCAATGTTATAGATTGCCTGAAAg TGGGATCAACGGATTTCCTTCGATTGCTTTCAATTTTAACGGCGGGGCATCCATGATTTTGACTCCGAACGATTACCTTCTGAATTATGGACTCACG GATGGACTCCTATTAATGTGCATGGGGATTCAGAGATCATTCGATGATTTATCAATTTTAGGAG ATATAGCACTTAGAGACAAGATTGTTGTCTACGACATTGTTCACCAGCGACTCGGTTGGGCTATTCACGACT GTTCTTCTTTGCCGGTCAATATCACCAAACCGTTAGAAGGGGACTACATTAGCAGTGTCGCACCGTCAATAACAATAACACGGTCTTATTATTGGATACTAGCTATGTTGTATATGATAAATCTATAG